In one window of Candidatus Avedoeria danica DNA:
- a CDS encoding 2-oxo acid dehydrogenase subunit E2: MATEVRMPQLGESVHEGTVGRWLKQVGDAVAKYEPLLEVITDKVDTEVTASEAGTVLRIVAAEGDVVKVGAVLAIIGVAGEAAAEAASEAAAAGGPGATMADAAASPAPAATPATATDPSAPARVSPVAARMAADHGIDPATLSGTGPGGQVRREDVERAVAAAADVSDDAGAAALDDASAASTSALAATTPSAPVAPLDLSRNIGFISPRVARAAAEQGVDLRYVAGTGQDGRITARDVERFVAAGGMAAAMAAAAAAMPAPAPIVSAAPIVPTEPTEPTEPTVPTVPTAPAPAPAGAPATSPAPATAPASTNPADFIGEVMPLTRMRRIIADHMVKSIQTSPHVATIHEVDMSAAMAAYKAQKDAVAARGGRLTITAIIVDCVAKALVKHPLVNSAWTDEGVRIHRDVNIGMAVAIPNGLIVPVIKQASTKSLVGLAADIDDLAKRARDGALKPDDIQGGTFTITNYGTLGSLFGTPVINQPQCAILGTGAIKKRVVVIETKHGDQIAIRPMMYLALTFDHRILDGGTADPFMRTITELLEGYSA; encoded by the coding sequence ATGGCCACCGAAGTCCGAATGCCGCAGCTCGGCGAAAGCGTCCACGAAGGCACCGTCGGCCGTTGGCTCAAGCAGGTCGGCGACGCGGTGGCCAAGTACGAGCCGCTGCTGGAGGTGATCACGGACAAGGTGGACACCGAGGTCACGGCATCGGAAGCGGGCACGGTGCTCCGGATCGTGGCGGCGGAGGGCGATGTCGTGAAGGTCGGCGCGGTGCTGGCGATCATCGGCGTGGCGGGCGAGGCGGCGGCGGAAGCGGCATCGGAAGCGGCGGCGGCCGGTGGGCCGGGCGCGACGATGGCGGACGCGGCGGCGTCTCCCGCGCCCGCGGCCACCCCGGCCACGGCGACGGATCCGTCGGCCCCGGCCCGCGTCTCGCCCGTCGCGGCGCGCATGGCAGCCGATCACGGCATCGACCCGGCCACGCTGAGCGGCACCGGGCCGGGCGGACAGGTGCGGCGCGAGGACGTCGAGCGGGCGGTCGCCGCGGCGGCCGATGTCTCGGACGATGCGGGCGCCGCAGCATTGGACGATGCGTCGGCCGCATCGACATCGGCCCTCGCGGCGACGACGCCATCCGCGCCCGTCGCCCCGCTCGACCTCAGCCGCAACATCGGCTTCATCAGCCCCCGCGTGGCCCGCGCCGCCGCCGAGCAGGGCGTTGACCTGCGCTACGTCGCCGGCACGGGCCAGGACGGTCGGATCACGGCGCGCGACGTCGAGCGGTTCGTGGCCGCCGGCGGCATGGCGGCGGCGATGGCTGCGGCCGCTGCGGCGATGCCGGCGCCGGCGCCCATCGTGTCCGCCGCGCCGATCGTGCCGACGGAACCGACGGAACCGACGGAACCGACCGTGCCGACCGTGCCGACCGCACCGGCCCCGGCCCCGGCCGGCGCGCCGGCGACGTCGCCCGCGCCCGCCACGGCGCCCGCCAGCACGAACCCGGCGGACTTCATCGGCGAGGTCATGCCGCTCACGCGGATGCGTCGGATCATCGCCGACCACATGGTGAAGAGCATCCAGACCTCGCCGCACGTCGCGACGATCCACGAAGTGGACATGAGTGCGGCGATGGCGGCGTACAAGGCGCAGAAGGACGCCGTCGCCGCCCGCGGCGGCCGGCTGACGATCACGGCGATCATCGTCGATTGCGTGGCCAAGGCGCTCGTGAAGCACCCGCTGGTGAACAGCGCCTGGACGGACGAGGGCGTGCGGATCCACCGGGACGTGAACATCGGCATGGCGGTGGCGATCCCGAACGGGCTGATCGTGCCGGTCATCAAGCAGGCCAGCACGAAGAGCCTCGTCGGCCTAGCCGCCGACATCGACGACCTGGCCAAGCGCGCCCGCGACGGCGCCCTCAAGCCGGACGACATCCAGGGCGGGACGTTCACGATCACGAACTACGGCACGCTCGGCAGCCTGTTCGGGACGCCGGTGATCAACCAGCCGCAGTGCGCGATCCTCGGCACGGGCGCGATCAAGAAGCGCGTCGTCGTCATCGAAACGAAGCACGGCGATCAGATCGCGATCCGCCCGATGATGTACCTGGCGCTGACGTTCGACCACCGGATCCTGGACGGCGGCACGGCCGATCCCTTCATGCGGACGATCACCGAGCTGCTCGAGGGGTACAGCGCGTAG
- a CDS encoding superoxide dismutase — protein MSHTLPPLPYDHDALEPHIDARTMEIHHGKHHQAYVTNLNAALEKHPDLASWTLEELLRRIDDVPEDIRTAVRNNGGGHHNHSLFWSIMGPNGGGAPSGALAAAIDGAFGSFDALKEKVNAGGIGRFGSGWTWLVADESGMLHLYSTANQDSPLMQGHTPLLGIDVWEHAYYLHYQNRRADYLTAWWNVIDWAAVAARFAGVEG, from the coding sequence ATGAGCCACACCCTCCCGCCCCTGCCCTACGACCACGATGCCCTCGAGCCGCACATCGACGCGCGGACGATGGAGATCCACCACGGCAAGCATCACCAGGCCTACGTGACAAACCTGAATGCCGCGCTGGAAAAGCACCCCGACCTGGCGTCCTGGACGCTCGAGGAGCTGCTCCGGCGGATCGACGACGTGCCGGAGGACATCCGGACGGCGGTCCGCAACAACGGCGGCGGCCACCACAACCACTCGCTCTTCTGGTCGATCATGGGCCCGAACGGCGGCGGCGCTCCATCGGGCGCTTTGGCGGCGGCGATCGACGGGGCGTTCGGCTCGTTCGACGCGCTCAAGGAGAAGGTCAACGCCGGCGGCATCGGCCGCTTCGGCAGCGGCTGGACGTGGCTGGTGGCCGACGAGTCCGGCATGCTCCACCTCTACTCGACGGCCAACCAGGACAGCCCGCTCATGCAGGGCCACACGCCGCTCCTCGGCATCGATGTCTGGGAGCACGCCTACTACCTCCACTACCAGAACCGCCGCGCGGACTACCTGACCGCGTGGTGGAACGTCATCGACTGGGCGGCGGTTGCGGCGCGGTTCGCGGGCGTAGAGGGCTAG
- a CDS encoding DUF2723 domain-containing protein: MKSVATQTARSAFWLTLLAIGLAAVPTGAQPADSGEFQLVARDLGVAHPPGYPLYTMAAHLFGRLVLAASADFGWPWAVNAFSMVLAVATLAVVARTAARVGGTWVAGAVAAVLLAFSPTFAAQALVANIRMGTGLFTAVVLGLALSWLGERGSNPPTAYGPLPATEDSPHPPTPSPKSGGGGVSRVGGNRTLVALCFVGALAAGHHPTLAALALPLGIAIIARRRAVLRDARLIAQCLAAALVGLLPLAYLPIRAAQGAPLAPRDLATIGGVWRHVTAAGFRGDMLAITGARDLGDRLLVLANILQLQFTPLALALIAIGTIWLLARRRAEAVALLGTALIVSWLAITYRAPQTMEYLLPAYIALAIIAGTAAGVLLRLLRFLPLPQHWGRGSGGEGLRPPAPARLADRTMPLATATLILAATFAFALPMRGRAPLLARTAVPDLSSVTRLATDPDCLPASTTVLASWHYVTPLWLMGRRSPADAGSRADTPYVTASGAPIVYVHPDFATGDPIGETWRTQVTAAAVGGSTVATNRPREVIDADIALEGLSGTPFWLHRPGSLPRLRCVTDDRYPGLRNADFETAEESWQLVEGDIEPGPVGLDIYLVIMSYEKRPSDGVVAFAQLVDLDAGVVAGQADRPLGDEALGDDAGMSAYVVRLPLAPFRGIDLSHRLAADVGLYRMTPDGPQRLAIGSVRYFVGDSLRSPNLLRPADSGVIVDGTAARLWIVDEALVRAIAKAAGPPAEAPAIPFANALSLLHSTVHRTPTALVVDLTWQADARAFASDYTVSVQAAAADASWRAQHDGTPALGAIPTLKWLPGMIIRDRHRIPLPPEAAGHAGPYTVTVGVYDAFSLEPLPVTDGELVRQGQGQRAVVFESP, from the coding sequence GTGAAGAGCGTCGCGACCCAGACGGCTCGGTCAGCGTTCTGGTTGACGCTCCTGGCCATCGGCCTTGCTGCCGTCCCCACAGGCGCCCAACCCGCCGACAGCGGCGAGTTCCAGCTCGTCGCGCGCGACCTCGGCGTTGCCCACCCGCCCGGCTACCCGCTCTACACGATGGCCGCGCATCTGTTCGGGCGCCTCGTCCTGGCGGCTTCGGCCGACTTTGGCTGGCCGTGGGCCGTCAACGCGTTCTCGATGGTCCTCGCTGTCGCGACGCTGGCCGTCGTGGCGCGGACGGCGGCACGGGTGGGGGGGACGTGGGTGGCGGGGGCGGTAGCGGCGGTGCTGCTCGCGTTCTCGCCGACGTTCGCGGCGCAGGCGTTGGTGGCGAATATACGGATGGGGACGGGGTTGTTTACGGCGGTGGTGTTGGGGTTGGCGCTGTCGTGGCTGGGCGAACGAGGATCGAACCCACCGACGGCCTACGGCCCTCTCCCCGCGACCGAAGACAGCCCTCACCCCCCGACCCCCTCCCCCAAGTCTGGGGGAGGGGGAGTATCACGGGTTGGGGGGAACAGGACGCTCGTCGCGTTGTGCTTCGTTGGCGCGCTGGCCGCCGGCCACCATCCGACGCTCGCCGCCCTCGCGCTTCCCCTCGGCATCGCGATCATCGCCCGCCGCCGAGCCGTGCTGCGAGATGCGCGCCTCATCGCGCAGTGCCTCGCCGCCGCCCTCGTCGGCCTCCTCCCGCTGGCCTACCTGCCGATCCGCGCCGCCCAAGGCGCCCCGCTCGCCCCGAGAGACCTCGCAACGATCGGCGGCGTCTGGCGCCACGTCACCGCCGCCGGGTTCCGCGGCGACATGCTGGCGATCACCGGGGCGCGGGACTTGGGCGACCGCCTGCTCGTGCTGGCGAACATCCTCCAACTCCAGTTCACGCCGCTCGCCCTCGCGCTGATCGCCATCGGCACGATCTGGCTCCTCGCCCGCCGCCGCGCCGAGGCGGTTGCCCTCCTCGGCACGGCGCTCATCGTCAGCTGGCTGGCCATCACGTATCGCGCGCCGCAGACGATGGAGTACCTCCTCCCGGCTTACATCGCCCTGGCGATCATCGCCGGAACCGCTGCGGGAGTCCTACTTCGTCTGCTCAGATTCCTCCCCCTCCCCCAGCATTGGGGGAGGGGGTCGGGGGGAGAGGGCCTTAGGCCGCCGGCCCCCGCGCGTCTCGCGGACCGCACCATGCCCCTGGCCACCGCCACCCTCATCCTCGCCGCAACCTTCGCCTTCGCCCTCCCCATGCGCGGCCGCGCCCCGCTCCTCGCCCGAACTGCCGTGCCGGACCTGTCCTCGGTCACCCGCCTCGCCACCGACCCCGACTGTCTACCCGCCAGCACGACCGTACTCGCCAGCTGGCACTACGTCACGCCGCTGTGGCTGATGGGTCGGCGGTCGCCAGCCGACGCCGGCTCGAGGGCCGACACGCCGTACGTCACGGCATCGGGCGCGCCGATCGTCTATGTGCACCCGGACTTCGCCACGGGCGATCCGATCGGCGAGACGTGGCGCACACAGGTCACCGCCGCTGCGGTCGGAGGCTCGACCGTGGCGACGAACCGGCCGCGCGAGGTCATCGATGCGGACATCGCCCTAGAGGGCCTCTCCGGCACCCCGTTTTGGCTGCACCGTCCAGGATCGCTCCCACGCCTAAGGTGCGTCACAGATGACCGCTACCCGGGGCTCCGGAACGCGGACTTCGAAACGGCGGAGGAATCGTGGCAGTTGGTAGAAGGTGATATCGAACCCGGACCTGTCGGCCTGGACATCTACCTGGTGATCATGTCGTACGAGAAGCGCCCGTCGGACGGCGTCGTCGCGTTCGCCCAGCTCGTGGACCTCGATGCGGGCGTCGTGGCGGGCCAGGCGGATCGCCCGTTGGGTGACGAGGCGCTCGGCGACGACGCAGGGATGTCGGCGTACGTCGTGCGCCTGCCGCTTGCGCCCTTTCGCGGTATCGACCTGTCGCACCGGCTGGCAGCTGACGTCGGCCTCTACCGGATGACACCCGACGGCCCGCAGCGTCTCGCTATCGGGAGCGTCCGCTACTTCGTAGGTGATTCGCTGCGCTCGCCGAATCTGCTTCGGCCGGCCGACAGTGGCGTCATCGTCGATGGGACCGCAGCACGGCTGTGGATCGTGGACGAAGCGCTCGTCCGAGCGATCGCGAAGGCGGCTGGACCACCAGCTGAGGCCCCGGCGATCCCGTTCGCCAACGCACTGTCCCTCCTCCACTCCACCGTCCACCGCACCCCCACCGCCCTCGTCGTCGACCTCACCTGGCAAGCCGACGCCCGCGCGTTCGCCTCCGACTACACCGTCAGCGTCCAAGCCGCCGCCGCCGACGCCTCCTGGCGCGCCCAGCACGACGGCACCCCGGCCCTCGGCGCGATCCCGACGCTGAAATGGCTCCCCGGGATGATCATCCGCGACCGCCACCGCATCCCGCTGCCGCCCGAGGCCGCCGGGCACGCCGGGCCGTACACCGTGACGGTCGGCGTGTACGACGCGTTCTCGCTGGAGCCGCTGCCGGTGACGGATGGGGAGCTCGTGCGGCAGGGGCAGGGTCAGCGGGCGGTCGTGTTCGAGTCGCCGTAG